One Phaseolus vulgaris cultivar G19833 chromosome 11, P. vulgaris v2.0, whole genome shotgun sequence genomic window carries:
- the LOC137810894 gene encoding senescence-specific cysteine protease SAG39-like, translating into MATKTQFYHISLTLLFCMAIWAFQVTSRTLQDTSMNERHAEWMTRYGRVYKDPQEREKRLRIFKENVNYIEAFNNAANKPYKLAVNQFADLTNEEFIAPRNRFKGHMCSSITRTTSFKYENVTAVPSKVDWRQKGAVTPVKDQGQCGCCWAFSAVAATEGIHALTAGKLISLSEQELVDCDSKGVDQGCEGGLMDDAFKFVIQNQGLSTEANYPYKGTDETCNANAASGHAATIKGYEDVPANNEKALQKAVVNQPVSVAIDASGSDFQFYESGVFTGSCGTELDHGVTAVGYGVSDDGTEYWLVKNSWGTEWGEEGYIRMQRGVDSEEGLCGIAMQASYPTA; encoded by the exons ATGGCTACCAAAACTCAATTCTATCACATTTCTTTGACATTGCTTTTCTGCATGGCAATCTGGGCTTTTCAAGTCACATCTCGCACTCTCCAAGATACCTCAATGAATGAGAGGCATGCGGAATGGATGACTCGTTATGGAAGAGTGTACAAGGACCCTCAGGAAAGGGAGAAGCGTTTAAGAATATTCAAGGAAAATGTGAACTACATTGAGGCCTTCAACAATGCTGCCAACAAACCTTACAAGCTTGCTGTTAATCAATTTGCAGACCTCACCAATGAGGAGTTCATAGCACCAAGAAATAGGTTCAAGGGTCACATGTGTTCCTCTATCACAAGGACAACCTCTTTTAAGTACGAAAATGTGACTGCAGTGCCTTCCAAAGTGGATTGGAGGCAAAAGGGTGCAGTTACACCCGTCAAGGACCAAGGTCAATGTG GATGTTGTTGGGCCTTTTCTGCTGTTGCCGCAACTGAAGGAATTCATGCACTCACTGCTGGAAAATTGATCTCTTTGTCAGAACAAGAACTTGTTGATTGTGACTCAAAGGGTGTGGACCAAGGTTGTGAAGGTGGACTTATGGATGACGCTTTTAAATTCGTCATCCAAAATCAAGGACTCAGCACGGAAGCCAATTACCCTTACAAGGGTACTGATGAAACCTGCAATGCAAATGCAGCATCTGGCCATGCAGCAACCATTAAGGGGTATGAGGATGTCCCTGCCAACAATGAGAAGGCACTGCAAAAGGCTGTGGTCAATCAACCAGTGTCTGTAGCCATAGATGCCAGTGGCTCTGACTTTCAATTTTACGAGAGTGGTGTGTTCACTGGGTCATGCGGAACTGAATTAGATCACGGTGTCACAGCTGTGGGATATGGTGTTAGTGATGATGGAACTGAGTATTGGCTGGTAAAGAACTCGTGGGGAACCGAGTGGGGTGAAGAAGGCTACATTAGGATGCAAAGAGGTGTGGATTCTGAGGAAGGACTCTGTGGCATAGCCATGCAAGCATCTTACCCTACAGCATAA